The DNA window GCTCGATCGGGACCTTACTCTCAGCACAAAGAAGTGGCTTAAGCAGCGTGGCCGCGACGAGAGGAGTGCGTCGCGTTCCCCTACACCCGAACCTACGAGACGCCGCTACTAGGCGCCTGCAGGGGAAACCATGTAGTTGGGGCTACGGAGAGAAATGCAATACGGATAGCACGATCACGGCGTTCAAGGGCTTGGTTTTTTGTTCTAATAGTTATATGTAAGGATTCATGGGCGATTCAACCATTACGGATACCCTTTCCTTCATCAAATATGTCTCAAAAATGAATATTGCATAAGTCATCTGGCAAGGGCTGGTGTTGAAACCCTTCTGACTCGTTGTAACCCGACGGATGATGCGAGTACCCATATGTAACTAATCCTAATGCGCGCCAATGTTGATATAGCCTGCAGCCTGTAGCCTGCCCTGTCTTCATCCTATTCCAACTACTCCAAAGTAAACCTAGTCCTCGCTGTGCACCCCCCATATCTAAGAAATAATTGAAACTCGTCTCATCGTTTTATTGCTGCGTGGTGGATGGTAGATCCTTTTTCATGTCGCTTGTGAAGTCGAGGAGGGGTCCATCGGCTGGCTTTCCTGTAGAGTTCAACATTCCTTGAATTTCGGATTCTCTTGGCGCCTGTTCAGTGGGCAGGGACTGCTCGGTCTTGACTGGTGCAGGTGTATCATCAAAATCAATCAGGTTGTCGTCGATGTTGTTCTGGGCAGGCTGTGCTACTGCCGGTTGAGCAGGTTTGGCGGATGGGCTGTGAGGAGGAATGACGTTTTGCTGGTTGTGCTTCTGCCCGTTGATGATGGGGTAAATTGCCATAATTTGTTCGGCTTGCTTCTGAGGAGGGGCAGAGTGGTCGCTGAATCTTAAGTTAGTATGACATCGGTTGAGCGGTAGTGGGCAGCACTTACATGTTTGCGTTGATGATCCATTCCAAATCCTCTTCACCCTCTTCCTGGCCACCAGGGCCACCCTGGGCTCTCCTGAACAAGCGTGGGTGCCACTCGACGTTTTCCTGGGCTCGATGAGCAGCCTCCTCACGTTGTCGGTCTTCAATCTTGGTCTTCTCGTCTGTCGCAAGCTCGTGGTTTCGATCCTTGACAGCTCTGGCAGTCTTATCCCAAAGACGTTGTGATTCTCGCTCCTCCTGTTCCTCAATTGGTCGCACAGAAGGTGATGAAGGCTTTGACCGCTGAGCGTTGAAGAACATCTCACGGTGGCCAGTCTACTGATGTTAGTGAGATATAAGTTGGCAGGACCATAATGCTCACCGTCATATCCTTGATGTACATCTCCTCACTCCAGAGACCAGAGAGCTCGAACAAGACCTCTCCAGTGCTCTCTCTCTTGATCACTCCTCCAATGGCGTTATAAGTGCCACCAACCCAGCCCTTGGTTTTGAAATCGACGTCAGCGACCAGATCAAGCTCAGGGCATCGGACAAAGCTGTGGTCTCCGAGCTCGTATTTCATCTTGCCAAATAGAATACCTCTGGCATACATATTCGGTTGTGTCAGGATGCTAGAGTTCTGTTAGCTCCGGTTCAAGATTGATATCATGACAAAGAATATGAGGTCGAAAATAGCTTCCGACACGGAGCTCAGTTCGACGTACTATTGTTCTCCTTTGGTAGGGTCCTGGCCCCGGTTGAGCAGGCTCAAGAAGGCAATACCCTCCATGAGACTGGCAGCAGAATTTCCAAGAAAACGACTTCGGGGCTTGAGAGTTCCATCGATACGGATGTGGTGGTCGGGTGCCATATAGAAGTAGCTGGACTTGGGCGGGTGGTGAGATGTCTGCTCGGATATGTAGTATGCTCGCTTTCCGTCTTCGAAATCCCAGTAACAAGTAAATATTTCACCAAGAATGGGATTCAGGGGTTTCTTGACGCCTCTACAAATCGTCAGTAGCTGGCGCATCAAAATCAGCCTCCAATACAGCACTCACGGGGGACGAATATGCCATCCACTGAGGTAGAACTTGACTACGGATACAAAACGCTCGACAGGGTCATCTATGGTTGGAATCGGAAGTAGCATCTCCGGGTGGCACATAAAGCTGCAGCGCTGGTTAACATCAAATAATTTTTCGACTTAGACAGGGGAGTTCACTTTGTGATGCGCTCAAGCATGCTGCGGGGTTCGAGGATAAAGGTAGGAAGGACGACACGGCTGAGGTCGGCTCCTGGTCGCAACTGAGAGATGATATGCGAGAGGACTTAATACATCACACTGGTCAGCTCAAGGCCGAAAGAAACTGGCTGATCTGCAACCGCACAACCCTTGCGAGAGACGATGCAAGCCAGAGCGAAGGAGAGGCTCACCATTGCCCTGATCGGGCTCCATCACAAGAGTGTCATCCTCGGCGTCGGGGCCACGAGGGTCGTCGGTTGAGGACCGCGCACCTGCAGGTTGTGAAAACCAGTTGGTTAACATGGCTATTCTCGACAAAAATTGTTGGAGGGGGCAGATTTGGAGGGGCAGGGCTCGATATTGAAGTTGGCGGAGGATTCGGACGTGTTGAGTGGGGATGTGGGTGAGTGAGCAGTACGCTTGAACCAAACGGAGGGGCGGCTTAATTAACTAGAGCTACCGTACAAAGCTCGACCGCAGGTTTTGGGTGACGTCTTGAAAAAGGACACCAACCAAT is part of the Fusarium poae strain DAOMC 252244 chromosome 4, whole genome shotgun sequence genome and encodes:
- a CDS encoding hypothetical protein (BUSCO:24452at5125): MVMGLVSHGRRRTGSTASARSSTDDPRGPDAEDDTLVMEPDQGNVLSHIISQLRPGADLSRVVLPTFILEPRSMLERITNFMCHPEMLLPIPTIDDPVERFVSVVKFYLSGWHIRPPGVKKPLNPILGEIFTCYWDFEDGKRAYYISEQTSHHPPKSSYFYMAPDHHIRIDGTLKPRSRFLGNSAASLMEGIAFLSLLNRGQDPTKGEQYILTQPNMYARGILFGKMKYELGDHSFVRCPELDLVADVDFKTKGWVGGTYNAIGGVIKRESTGEVLFELSGLWSEEMYIKDMTTGHREMFFNAQRSKPSSPSVRPIEEQEERESQRLWDKTARAVKDRNHELATDEKTKIEDRQREEAAHRAQENVEWHPRLFRRAQGGPGGQEEGEEDLEWIINANIDHSAPPQKQAEQIMAIYPIINGQKHNQQNVIPPHSPSAKPAQPAVAQPAQNNIDDNLIDFDDTPAPVKTEQSLPTEQAPRESEIQGMLNSTGKPADGPLLDFTSDMKKDLPSTTQQ